In Croceicoccus sp. Ery15, a genomic segment contains:
- a CDS encoding ribose-phosphate pyrophosphokinase produces MSRVVFSLSAAPGMAEGLARCFEADLGELETRRFPDGETYLRIATPVSGRDVVLLCTLDRPDAKIAPLLFAADALRDQGARSIALVAPYLAYMRQDKAFNPGEAITSMSFSRLLSFYFDFLVTVDPHLHRIDNLDEIYSVPSKVVPAAPAIADWLKANIPDAFVIGPDEESEQWVLDVADRAGIPSAVLEKKRWGDFDVAISGGSLPDMDDKQPVIIDDIASSARTLVETVKLLSKAGTQPPVCVVVHPIFAGDAYDELLQAGAKRVISVNAIAHPTNAVDISPALAEALCAWSVQNDELIGAGH; encoded by the coding sequence ATGAGCAGGGTCGTCTTTTCCCTTAGCGCGGCACCGGGCATGGCCGAAGGACTTGCCCGGTGTTTCGAGGCCGATCTCGGCGAACTCGAGACGCGCCGGTTCCCCGATGGAGAAACCTACCTGCGGATCGCCACACCCGTAAGTGGCCGCGATGTAGTCCTGCTTTGCACTCTTGATCGGCCCGATGCGAAAATCGCGCCATTGCTTTTTGCGGCGGATGCGCTGCGCGATCAGGGCGCACGCAGCATCGCGCTCGTCGCGCCGTATCTAGCCTATATGCGCCAGGACAAGGCGTTCAATCCGGGCGAGGCCATCACATCCATGTCGTTCTCGCGGCTGCTGTCGTTCTATTTCGATTTCCTCGTCACCGTCGATCCCCACCTGCACCGCATCGACAATCTCGACGAGATTTATTCGGTGCCGAGCAAGGTCGTGCCCGCAGCACCGGCGATCGCGGATTGGCTAAAAGCCAACATTCCGGACGCTTTCGTCATCGGGCCCGACGAGGAGAGCGAACAATGGGTGCTCGATGTCGCAGACAGGGCAGGGATCCCTTCAGCCGTTCTGGAGAAGAAACGCTGGGGCGACTTCGATGTGGCGATCAGCGGCGGGAGCCTTCCCGATATGGACGACAAACAACCCGTCATCATCGACGATATTGCCTCTAGTGCGCGAACGCTCGTCGAAACAGTCAAGCTGCTCTCGAAGGCTGGGACACAGCCGCCGGTGTGCGTTGTGGTCCACCCCATCTTTGCCGGCGATGCATATGACGAGCTCCTGCAGGCCGGGGCCAAGCGCGTGATCAGCGTCAATGCCATCGCGCATCCAACCAACGCGGTGGATATTTCGCCGGCACTCGCCGAGGCTTTGTGCGCATGGAGCGTCCAGAACGATGAGCTGATCGGAGCCGGCCACTAA
- a CDS encoding thymidine phosphorylase family protein produces the protein MREGVLTPTSSTDALAHPLRARALPIETAGEAMIFMHEDCPVARSEGFRARARVELVARGRTVLATLYRATDNLLADDEVGLPHRLMARLSLAEGEELQVRHPQPLSSLSHVRAKLYGHRLDDNRLGHIIADIADGRYSDVDIAAFVSAFAAQPAQGEETAALTRAMLAAGDRLEWNADRVMDKHCVGGLPGNRTTPIVVSIVAAAGLTMPKTSSRAITSPAGTADAMETMAPVTLDVAAMQKVVEREGGCIVWGGSVNLSPADDVLIRIERALDVDSDAQLVASVLSKKLAAGSTHVLLDLPVGPTAKIRSTGDADALARLLKDVALQCGLHVTTVQTDGTQPVGRGIGPALEAHDVLAVLANRDDAPQDLKARALALAAGILELSGAPRSDALHRATQLLVEGRAESKFLAICEAQGGFKEPGRALQTREFLAARAGRVATFDNRLLARTAKLAGAPQRATAGIALHVQSGDLVEQGQPLFTIHGESMGELDYAFAFALRNSDMIRLEAQ, from the coding sequence ATGAGAGAGGGTGTCCTTACCCCCACCTCCTCCACGGATGCACTTGCTCATCCGTTGCGCGCGCGCGCCTTACCGATCGAAACCGCTGGCGAAGCGATGATCTTCATGCATGAGGATTGTCCGGTTGCGCGGTCCGAAGGGTTCCGCGCCCGCGCCCGGGTGGAACTTGTCGCGCGAGGAAGAACGGTGTTGGCGACGCTTTACCGGGCCACTGATAATCTCCTGGCCGATGATGAAGTGGGTCTGCCTCATCGGCTGATGGCACGGCTTTCGCTCGCCGAAGGCGAAGAGCTTCAGGTCAGGCATCCTCAGCCGTTGTCGTCGCTCAGCCACGTTAGAGCTAAACTCTATGGCCACCGGCTTGATGACAACCGACTGGGACACATCATCGCCGATATCGCGGACGGTCGGTATTCGGATGTCGACATCGCCGCGTTCGTCTCCGCATTCGCTGCGCAACCGGCACAAGGTGAGGAAACCGCCGCCCTCACCCGAGCGATGCTCGCTGCAGGCGACCGGCTCGAATGGAATGCCGACCGCGTGATGGACAAACATTGCGTCGGCGGGCTGCCGGGCAATCGGACAACACCAATCGTGGTCAGTATTGTCGCAGCCGCCGGGCTCACGATGCCAAAAACGTCATCCAGGGCGATCACGTCACCGGCCGGCACTGCGGATGCGATGGAGACCATGGCGCCTGTAACGCTCGATGTGGCGGCCATGCAGAAAGTGGTCGAGCGCGAAGGCGGCTGCATCGTTTGGGGCGGCAGCGTCAATCTCAGTCCTGCAGATGACGTCCTCATTCGGATCGAGCGGGCTCTGGATGTTGATAGCGATGCGCAACTTGTCGCTTCGGTGCTCTCCAAGAAACTTGCTGCCGGATCGACGCACGTATTGCTTGACCTACCAGTAGGGCCAACCGCGAAGATCAGGAGCACGGGAGACGCCGATGCCCTGGCGCGGCTGCTCAAGGACGTGGCGCTGCAATGCGGACTGCACGTCACGACGGTCCAGACCGACGGGACCCAGCCAGTGGGACGCGGGATCGGGCCGGCTTTGGAGGCACATGATGTCCTTGCGGTTCTGGCCAACCGCGACGACGCGCCGCAGGATCTCAAAGCTCGCGCGCTGGCGCTGGCTGCCGGCATCCTCGAATTGAGCGGCGCACCACGCTCCGATGCTCTCCATCGGGCGACGCAATTGCTGGTCGAGGGGCGCGCAGAAAGCAAATTTCTTGCTATCTGCGAGGCCCAGGGCGGCTTCAAAGAGCCAGGGCGGGCGCTCCAGACGCGCGAATTCCTCGCCGCGCGCGCAGGACGGGTAGCCACCTTCGACAACCGCCTGCTTGCGCGCACTGCCAAACTCGCTGGCGCACCGCAGCGCGCGACGGCCGGTATCGCTCTGCATGTCCAGTCGGGCGACTTGGTTGAGCAAGGGCAGCCACTCTTCACCATTCACGGCGAAAGCATGGGCGAGCTTGATTATGCTTTCGCCTTTGCTTTGCGCAACAGCGATATGATCAGATTGGAGGCACAATGA
- a CDS encoding MBL fold metallo-hydrolase RNA specificity domain-containing protein, giving the protein MSYKLSFLGAAGTVTGSKYLLQTPDHRILIDCGLFQGFKQLRERNWKPFPVDPASIDAVLLTHAHLDHSGYVPALIRDGFKGRVLSTHATLKLCELLLPDSGYLMEADARYAKRKGYSKHKSPRPLYTQADAKAALKSFRPVPFQQLVEVTRDCKAIFRPMGHILGASSIELQCGDMKIVFSGDIGRYGSATMVDPVPVPEADYIVTESTYGNRHHGEADPESVLEDVVGRTVQRGGSVIIPSFAIGRAQTLLYHLGQLRQQGRLPQIPIYLDSPMAVNASSIFCDHLGEHRLTEKQCRDACGIAEYVREAEDSKQLNRSAMPKIIISASGMATGGRILHHLKHYAPSHRNTIILAGFQAGGTRGAALRDGATELKIHGSYIPVRAEVAQLDMLSAHADQDELLRWLEGFRSSPQQVFVTHGEPGASDTLRHLVTERLGWNARVPEHAEEVVLS; this is encoded by the coding sequence GTGAGCTACAAACTAAGTTTTCTAGGAGCAGCTGGAACGGTCACCGGATCGAAATATCTTCTGCAGACGCCTGATCACAGGATCCTAATCGATTGCGGTCTCTTTCAGGGTTTCAAACAGCTTCGTGAGCGCAACTGGAAGCCGTTTCCGGTCGATCCGGCGTCAATCGATGCGGTCCTCCTCACACATGCTCACCTTGATCATTCAGGCTACGTTCCTGCCCTGATCCGCGACGGGTTTAAGGGGCGAGTGCTGAGCACGCACGCAACGCTCAAACTGTGCGAATTGCTGCTTCCCGACAGCGGTTATTTGATGGAGGCCGACGCCCGCTATGCAAAAAGGAAAGGGTACAGCAAGCACAAGTCGCCTCGGCCCCTATACACCCAGGCCGATGCGAAAGCCGCGTTGAAGTCATTCCGGCCTGTGCCCTTCCAGCAGCTGGTCGAAGTTACGCGCGATTGCAAGGCGATCTTCCGGCCGATGGGCCATATTCTCGGCGCATCAAGTATCGAGCTGCAGTGCGGCGATATGAAGATTGTCTTCTCGGGTGACATCGGCCGCTATGGCAGCGCCACGATGGTCGACCCCGTGCCGGTTCCAGAGGCCGATTACATCGTCACCGAATCCACATACGGCAATCGCCATCATGGCGAGGCCGATCCTGAAAGTGTACTCGAAGACGTTGTCGGAAGAACGGTCCAGCGCGGCGGGTCGGTCATCATTCCTTCCTTCGCGATCGGGCGCGCCCAGACGCTCCTCTACCATCTCGGTCAGTTGCGGCAGCAAGGCCGCCTGCCGCAAATCCCGATCTATCTCGACAGTCCCATGGCGGTGAACGCCAGCTCGATTTTCTGTGACCATCTCGGCGAACACCGGCTCACCGAAAAGCAATGCCGCGATGCCTGCGGAATTGCCGAATATGTTCGCGAAGCCGAAGATTCGAAGCAGCTCAATCGCAGCGCCATGCCGAAGATCATCATTTCAGCGAGCGGCATGGCAACCGGCGGGCGGATTCTCCACCACCTCAAACACTATGCCCCCAGTCACCGCAACACGATCATTTTGGCAGGGTTTCAGGCTGGCGGCACGCGGGGCGCAGCCCTGCGCGATGGCGCGACTGAACTGAAAATCCACGGCAGCTATATCCCCGTTCGCGCCGAGGTGGCACAGCTCGACATGCTCTCGGCCCATGCCGACCAGGACGAGCTGCTGCGATGGCTTGAAGGTTTCCGGTCCTCCCCGCAGCAGGTCTTCGTAACCCATGGAGAACCCGGTGCGTCCGACACCCTAAGACATCTTGTTACCGAACGTCTTGGCTGGAATGCGCGCGTCCCCGAGCACGCCGAAGAGGTCGTGCTTTCATGA